One Saccharomyces kudriavzevii IFO 1802 strain IFO1802 genome assembly, chromosome: 4 genomic region harbors:
- the SEM1 gene encoding proteasome regulatory particle lid subunit SEM1 (similar to Saccharomyces cerevisiae SEM1 (YDR363W-A); ancestral locus Anc_5.427): MSTDAAAAQAQDKIDSTKKKNEEVNKRSLEEDDAFEDFPIDTWANGETIKSNTVTQTNIWEENWDDVEVDDDFTNELKAELDRYKLENQP, from the coding sequence ATGAGTACAGACGCTGCTGCTGCGCAAGCCCAAGATAAAATAGATTCtaccaagaagaagaatgaggaagtaaataaaagatcgcttgaagaagacgatgcatttgaagattttccTATTGATACATGGGCCAATGGtgaaacaataaaaagcaACACAGTAACGCAGACAAACATATGGGAGGAAAATTGGGATGATGTTGAAGTTGACGACGATTTCACGAATGAATTAAAGGCCGAATTGGATAGATACAAACTAGAAAATCAACCATGA
- the YPR1 gene encoding trifunctional aldehyde reductase/carbonyl reductase (NADPH)/glucose 1-dehydrogenase (NADP(+)) YPR1 (similar to Saccharomyces cerevisiae YPR1 (YDR368W) and GCY1 (YOR120W); ancestral locus Anc_5.434) has translation MPATLRNSSATLKLNTGASIPALGFGTWRSVDNNGYHSVIAALKTGYRHIDAAAIYLNEEEVGRAIKDSGIAREEIFITTKLWGTEQRDPEAALNESLKRLGLDYVDLYLMHWPVPLKTDTVTDGNVLCIPTLEDGTVDVDTKEWNFIKTWDLMQELPKTGKTRAVGVSNFSINNIKELLKSPSNKLVPATNQVEIHPLLPQDELIAFCKEKGIVVEAYSPFGSANAPLLKEQAIIDMAKKHGVEPSQLIISWSIQRGYVVLAKSVNPERVVSNFKIFTLPEDDFKAIGDLSKVHGEKRVVNMKWASFPIFE, from the coding sequence ATGCCTGCTACGTTGAGGAATTCTTCCGCAACATTAAAACTAAACACTGGTGCTTCTATTCCTGCTTTAGGATTCGGCACTTGGCGTTCTGTTGATAACAATGGTTACCATTCTGTAATTGCCGCTTTAAAAACTGGTTACAGACACATTGATGCTGCTGCCATTTAtttgaatgaagaagaagttggtAGGGCTATCAAAGATTCTGGTATCGCTcgtgaagaaattttcatcactaCCAAACTTTGGGGTACCGAACAACGTGATCCGGAAGCTGCTTTGAACGAATCCTTGAAGAGACTAGGTCTAGATTACGTTGATTTGTATTTGATGCACTGGCCTGTACCTCTGAAAACTGACACAGTTACCGATGGTAACGTCTTGTGCATTCCGACATTAGAAGATGGTACTGTTGACGTTGACACTAAGGAATGGAACTTCATTAAGACTTGGGACTTGATGCAAGAGTTACCAAAGACCGGCAAAACTAGAGCCGTCGGTGTCTCTAATTTCTCtatcaataatattaagGAATTATTGAAGTCTCCAAGTAACAAATTGGTGCCAGCTACCAACCAAGTTGAAATTCATCCGTTATTACCACAAGATGAATTGATCGCTTtttgtaaagaaaaaggcattGTTGTCGAAGCTTACTCGCCATTTGGGAGTGCCAACGCTCCTCTACTAAAGGAACAGGCAATTATTGATATGGCAAAAAAACACGGCGTTGAGCCATCACAGCTTATCATCAGTTGGAGCATTCAGAGAGGTTATGTTGTTTTAGCAAAGTCTGTTAATCCTGAAAGAGTTGTTTCcaatttcaagatttttacTCTACCTGAGGATGACTTCAAGGCTATTGGTGACTTATCCAAGGTTCATGGTGAAAAAAGGGTCGTTAATATGAAGTGGgcttcttttccaatttttgaataa
- the ESC2 gene encoding Esc2p (similar to Saccharomyces cerevisiae ESC2 (YDR363W); ancestral locus Anc_5.425) — MINHAKGITGPSIKLDSDNTSISGDSDDFFMENSFDEDEIDHSDESNRQNVIVDSKVSVSSSRYLSLGSSDEEDDDINQRSQSHNRSSSESLDGRKLIKCRPEKPSDRTRGRSMTKDSAVETSAPESTNEAKRLHGFRSRSRSRSRSSIRSVSPERKHKRQKCSLVDIYDENDDFFKELAKEAKKITTISKEPTPEQPKRVYNIKFLSKLEGTINKAVQVKVLGKYEFSRILPAALDGLVKSYKIPKVMISIYKVGNVTLYWNNAKLLNFMTCNSLNISQDFENEISDIDVTIVSKEYEKNFEATLESKLKEDEAALLVKQRQEIERKLEKKRNEQEESEYREFEFELRNVKETQELEENEIIINTKPLQGNNSLKGNNGDTEKVIKLALMGQDNKKIHVNVRNSTPLFKVAEYYRIQKRLPQKARIRLLFDHDELNMSECVADQDMEDEDMIDVIVD, encoded by the coding sequence ATGATTAATCACGCCAAAGGAATAACCGGACCCTCAATTAAGCTGGATTCAGATAATACAAGTATTTCTGGCGACAGCGATGACTTCTTTATGGAAAATTCCTttgatgaggatgaaatCGATCACAGTGACGAAAGTAACAGACAAAATGTCATAGTTGATTCTAAAGTCTCAGTATCCTCATCACGCTATTTATCCTTAGGATCATCtgatgaggaagatgatgacATTAATCAACGAAGTCAGTCCCATAACAGATCATCAAGCGAAAGTTTAGACGGAAGAAAACTAATAAAATGCAGGCCCGAAAAGCCATCGGATAgaacaagaggaagatcGATGACAAAAGATTCTGCAGTTGAAACAAGCGCACCCGAATCTACAAATGAAGCCAAAAGGCTGCATGGGTTTAGATCAAGGTCTAGATCAAGGTCTAGATCAAGCATAAGATCAGTATCTCCGGAACGGAAACACAAGCGACAGAAATGTTCTTTGGTAGACATTTACGACGAAAACGAtgactttttcaaagaactTGCTAAGGAAGCCAAGAAGATCACTACCATATCGAAAGAACCGACGCCTGAGCAACCTAAACGAGTTTATAACATAAAGTTTCTATCAAAGCTAGAAGGAACCATTAATAAAGCTGTTCAAGTGAAAGTACTGGGCAAATACgaattttcaagaatattaCCTGCTGCATTGGATGGACTGGTAAAATCTTATAAAATTCCTAAGGTCATGATCAGTATTTACAAAGTAGGAAATGTTACTTTATATTGGAATAATGCAAAGTTACTCAATTTTATGACTTGTAACTCTCTTAATATTTCACAGGACTTTGagaatgaaatttctgATATTGATGTTACTATCGTGTCTAAAGAATACgaaaaaaactttgaagCGACTCTAGAATCAAAGTTGAAGGAGGACGAGGCAGCGCTGCTCGTGAAACAACGCCAAGAAATCGAAAGAAAgttagagaaaaaaagaaacgagcAAGAAGAGTCAGAATACCgtgaatttgaatttgaattaaGAAACGTGAAAGAAACgcaagaattggaagagAATGAGATAATTATCAATACAAAACCTTTACAGGGAAATAATTCTCTGAAAGGAAACAATGGCGATACTGAAAAGGTTATAAAACTTGCTCTTATGGGTCAGGATAATAAGAAGATTCATGTTAATGTTAGGAACTCTACTCCACTATTCAAAGTCGCCGAATACTACAGAATTCAAAAGCGATTACCACAAAAGGCGAGGATAAGACTACTTTTTGATCATGATGAACTAAATATGAGTGAGTGTGTAGCAGATCAAGATATGGAGGATGAGGATATGATTGATGTCATTGTCGACTAA
- the ESF1 gene encoding pre-rRNA-processing protein ESF1 (similar to Saccharomyces cerevisiae ESF1 (YDR365C); ancestral locus Anc_5.430): MAGDKSEKESIDARFAGISSDPKFKNTRTRDHKIKLDSRFSKKDLEVQHKSKVDKYGRKIKDARNNKELEDFDKYFEKEAEHDEDSEVAAKIVVDRARGEVPSDYVSSSDEFTSSDSESSGESEVESEVEGEVETEDVAAESGDVSKTLAVVNLDWDHVKSEDLMITFSSFVPRGGKIERIAIFPSEFGRERMEREEVEGPPKELFQKKNKNKHAKEKNSVGTDSDGDIGINDLYEEGDADKDVDSRALRQYQLDRLRYYYAVVCCSDTTSAKAIYDNCDGTEYESTANMFDLRYVPDGMTFDDAARDECTSLPKNYRPHQFSTDALQHSNVKLTWDETPADRLEVAKRAFTQKEIDDMDFKAYLASDSDESDEQVDEDAKNKLKSLVGGLDFNMKKKGANDGKEEGEVDMEITFTPALEGENEKPIEGQDETTIEKIRRKEKERRKARKQKVKELKQQSEKDKKSKLKSVNKKHVADEEEIKNNAKSKAELELLMDEDDAETEGSMNSKAHFSMKEILRSEKEKHKRGRYQKKERIVEDTFAPDLEDPRFKEVFEDHDFAIDPTQPEYKNTQAMSTILKERGKRVKDKKRKHSDNGNDVAKNGDSKKNIGNLVNKLKKKNKSSKKVKV, translated from the coding sequence ATGGCAGGAGATaaatctgaaaaagaaagtataGATGCGAGGTTTGCTGGGATCTCCAGCGATCCTAAATTCAAGAATACAAGGACTAGAGATCACAAGATTAAATTGGACTCTAGATTCAGCAAGAAAGATCTGGAGGTGCAGCACAAATCTAAGGTTGACAAGTATGGtagaaaaatcaaggaTGCGCGCAACAACAAAGAATTGGAGgattttgataaatatttCGAAAAAGAAGCTGAGCACGATGAAGATTCAGAGGTTGCTGCTAAAATAGTTGTTGACCGTGCTCGTGGTGAGGTTCCTAGTGATTATGTTAGCTCCTCGGATGAGTTTACCTCATCAGATTCAGAATCTTCTGGAGAAAGTGAAGTAGAGAGCGAAGTAGAAGGCGAAGTAGAAACTGAAGATGTTGCAGCAGAATCTGGCGATGTTTCTAAAACTTTGGCCGTTGTGAATCTGGATTGGGATCATGTGAAGTCTGAAGATTTAATGATAAcattttccagttttgTCCCAAGAGGCggtaaaattgaaagaattgcCATCTTTCCAAGTGAATTCGGTAGAGAAAGAATGGAACGTGAAGAAGTCGAGGGCCCTCCAAAGgaacttttccaaaaaaaaaacaagaataaaCATGCCAAGGAGAAAAATTCCGTTGGCACTGATTCTGATGGAGACATCGGTATTAACGATTTGTATGAAGAAGGCGATGCTGATAAAGACGTGGATTCAAGAGCTCTCCGTCAATACCAACTAGATAGATTGAGATACTATTACGCCGTAGTTTGCTGTAGTGATACTACTAGCGCTAAGGCCATTTACGATAACTGTGATGGTACTGAGTATGAATCAACCGCGAATATGTTCGATCTAAGGTATGTTCCCGATGGTATGACTTTTGATGATGCTGCAAGAGACGAATGTACCTCACTTCCTAAGAACTATAGACCACATCAGTTTAGCACAGATGCCTTACAACATTCGAATGTCAAATTGACTTGGGACGAAACCCCTGCTGATAGACTCGAAGTTGCCAAGAGAGCTTTTACTCAAAAGGAAATCGACGATATGGACTTCAAGGCCTATTTGGCATCAGATAGTGATGAATCCGATGAACAAGTCGATGAGGACGCAAAAAATAAGCTAAAATCGCTGGTTGGCGGCCTTGACTTTaatatgaagaagaaaggcGCCAATGACGgtaaagaagaaggagaagttGATATGGAAATTACATTTACTCCTGCTTTAGAAGGAGAAAACGAGAAACCTATTGAAGGCCAAGACGAAACAAcgatagaaaaaataagaagaaaagaaaaggaacgTCGTAAGGCAAGAAAGCAGAAAGTAAAGGAATTGAAGCAACAATCcgaaaaagataaaaaaagcaaGTTGAAATCTGTCAACAAAAAGCATGTTGctgatgaagaggaaattAAGAATAACGCCAAATCAAAGGCAGAGTTAGAGCTTTTGatggatgaagatgacgcCGAGACAGAGGGCTCAATGAATAGTAAAGCCCATTTCAgcatgaaagaaattttgaggtctgaaaaagaaaaacataaGAGAGGTAGATaccaaaagaaggaaagaatcGTTGAAGATACCTTTGCACCTGATTTAGAAGATCCTAGATTCAaagaagtttttgaagatcaTGATTTTGCGATTGATCCTACTCAGCctgaatataaaaatacaCAAGCTATGAGTacaattttgaaggaaCGTGGCAAACGTGTCAaagataagaaaagaaaacatagCGATAATGGAAATGATGTGGCAAAAAATGGAgatagtaaaaaaaatattggtAATTTGGTGAACaagctgaaaaagaaaaataaatcatcTAAGAAGGTAAAGGTCTAA
- the CDC40 gene encoding Cdc40p (similar to Saccharomyces cerevisiae CDC40 (YDR364C); ancestral locus Anc_5.429): MGLVEGYESSSDSDSGPVECNSIREEKKNHLHKHASYERPQRSIYKRKPHTTKSELKRRRKDRKGDGPWGRWSGSDDESSETEEMQTKLQDTIIPAIEDDEDSDVAKTEEVSNFYGSSEKDYQGRGYLHPPNDINVDLRKEKMNFRCYLPKKVIRNYAGHLDGTTALKFLPKTGHLILSGGNDHIIKLWDFYHDHECLRDFRGHTKPIKALRFTEDCQSFLSSSFDRSVKIWDTETGKVKTKLHLKSTPADVESRPTNPHEFIVGLSNSKILHYDDRIPEKQGLVQTYDHHLSSILALRYFPDGSKFISSSEDKTVRIWENQINVPVKQISDTAQHSMPFLNVHPSHSYFCAQSMDNRIYSFSLKPKYKRHPKKIFKGHSSAGYGISLSFSGDGRYICSGDSKSRLFIWDWNSSRLLNNIKLPGNKPITQVDWHPQETSKVICSGTAGKIYVCD; the protein is encoded by the coding sequence ATGGGTTTGGTAGAAGGTTATGAAAGCAGTTCAGACTCGGATTCAGGCCCCGTTGAATGCAACTCCATACgtgaagagaaaaagaatcatTTGCATAAACATGCATCGTATGAACGTCCCCAGAGAAGTATTTACAAGAGAAAGCCACATACAACAAAATCGGAATTAAAAAGAAGACGGAAAGATCGTAAAGGAGATGGGCCATGGGGCCGTTGGTctggtagtgatgatgaaagttCAGAAACCGAGGAAATGCAGACGAAGCTACAAGATACCATCATTCCTGCCATagaggatgatgaagacTCGGATGTGGCAAAGACCGAAGaagtttcaaatttttatgGCAGTTCGGAAAAGGACTATCAAGGTCGAGGATATCTACACCCACCAAATGATATCAATGTTGATCTTcgcaaggaaaaaatgaactttCGGTGCTATctgccaaaaaaagttataCGTAACTATGCAGGACATTTAGACGGCACAACTGCCTTGAAATTTCTACCCAAAACAGGTCACCTTATTCTCTCAGGCGGTAATGACCATATTATTAAACTTTGGGATTTTTATCATGATCATGAATGCCTTCGAGATTTTCGAGGCCATACAAAACCTATCAAGGCATTGCGTTTCACTGAGGACTGTCAATCCTTTCTtagttcttcttttgatagAAGCGTTAAGATTTGGGATACTGAAACCGGCAAGGTAAAAACCAAGTTACACCTCAAATCAACCCCGGCCGATGTTGAATCTCGACCCACTAATCCCCATGAGTTCATTGTGGGTTTATCGAATTCCAAAATATTACACTATGATGATCGTATTCCAGAAAAGCAAGGCCTTGTACAGACATATGATCATCACCTAAGTAGCATTCTAGCACTGAGGTATTTCCCTGATGGGTCAAAGTTTATTTCCTCTTCCGAAGACAAGACAGTAAGAATTTGGGAAAACCAGATCAACGTGCCAGTAAAGCAAATAAGTGACACCGCTCAACATTCCATGCCATTTTTAAATGTTCATCCATCTCATAGCTATTTTTGTGCGCAAAGTATGGATAATAGAATATACTCCTTTAGTTTGAAACCAAAATACAAGAGGCATCCAAAAAAGATATTCAAAGGGCATTCCTCGGCTGGTTACGGAATAAGCTTGTCTTTCTCCGGTGACGGTCGCTACATATGTTCAGGCGATTCAAAAAGCAGACTTTTCATATGGGACTGGAACTCATCACGTTTATTAAATAACATCAAGCTTCCAGGTAATAAGCCGATAACCCAAGTTGACTGGCACCCTCAAGAAACAAGTAAAGTCATTTGCAGTGGGACTGCAGGAAAGATTTATGTTTGCGACTAA
- the TFC6 gene encoding transcription factor TFIIIC subunit TFC6 (similar to Saccharomyces cerevisiae TFC6 (YDR362C); ancestral locus Anc_5.422): MAAIPAKKRGRPRKPVVAEVSFDSSCGSASEDSGNKRPKRKASKRAATNLAQLVSVDRDDMINTPQVINVDDGDDDDFIMNEDEDSDEEEDVNMRGEDGLEASVNEVSDLNSNGSGNFDRPYGKRKTTHKENAKKNPVKNVPMKGNSRGSSLEQKGRPIRLLKDLSSARDKIERIYGLNTAKLLQLAKVKEGFEASVFNFSLESIQPESPYFVCPQPPCKMESVYDKIIVNGNKTTYHEINKIEFENMVELRKKRLKLLIGEVDADMSTDDKIEFPILPNGRRNGFIYNVGGLVTDIAWLNIENCTNQDKNIQYLAVAISQYMDEPLNEHLEMFDREKHSSCIQIFKMNTSTLQFIKVQTIVHTFGEVWDLKWHEGCRAPHLIGCLSFVSQEGTINFLEIIKSSNDLHVFKICEKPSLVLSLADSLITTFDFLSPTTVVCGLKNGFVAEFDLTDPELPSLYEQVHDSYILSISTAYSDFEDTVVSTVSVDGFFYIFNPKDIATTKTTVSRFRGSNLVPVVYCPQIYSYIYSDGASSLRAVPPRAAFAVHPLVSRETTITSIGVSRLHPMILAGSADGNLIITNAARRLLHGIKNCSTTQKSLRLWKWDYSIKDDKYRMDSTYEVYPLTVNDVSKAKIDAHGINITCAKWNETSTGGKCYAFSNSAGLLTFEYLG, from the coding sequence ATGGCAGCGATACCTGcgaagaaaagaggaagaccAAGGAAGCCTGTGGTAGCTGAGGTTTCCTTTGATAGTTCATGCGGATCTGCATCTGAAGATTCAGGAAATAAAAGGCCTAAGAGAAAGGCTTCGAAGAGGGCGGCTACAAATCTGGCGCAACTGGTAAGTGTTGATCGGGATGATATGATAAATACTCCGCAAGTCATCAATGTTGATGACggtgacgatgatgatttcATAATGAATGAGGATGAGGATAgtgacgaagaggaagatgttAATATGAGAGGCGAGGATGGATTAGAGGCATCTGTAAATGAAGTGTCGGATCTAAATAGTAATGGAAGTGGTAACTTTGATCGACCATATGGCAAGAGGAAGACTACACACAAAGAAAacgcaaagaaaaatccaGTCAAAAATGTCCCGATGAAGGGCAACTCCCGGGGGTCAAGCCTAGAACAAAAGGGTCGTCCCATTAGACTCTTAAAGGATCTTTCCAGTGCAAGGGATAagattgaaagaatttaCGGACTCAATACAGCAAAGTTATTACAGTTAGCAAAAGTGAAAGAGGGTTTCGAGGCTAgcgttttcaatttctcaTTGGAAAGTATTCAGCCGGAGTCCCCGTATTTTGTATGTCCACAACCACCATGTAAAATGGAAAGTGTATACGATAAAATAATCGTGAATGGAAACAAAACTACATATCATGAAATTAATAAGATAGAGTTTGAGAATATGGTTGaattaaggaaaaaaaggttgaAACTACTCATTGGGGAAGTCGATGCAGACATGTCTACTGATGATAAAATAGAGTTCCCAATACTTCCCAACGGCAGAAGAAATGGGTTTATCTACAATGTGGGAGGATTGGTAACGGACATCGCCTGGCTTAACATAGAGAATTGCACCAATCAAGATAAAAACATTCAATATCTTGCCGTTGCGATATCACAATACATGGATGAGCCTTTGAATGAACATTTGGAAATGTTTGATAGAGAGAAACACTCCTCCTGCATACAAATTTTTAAAATGAATACGTCTACTCTGCAGTTCATAAAGGTTCAAACTATTGTGCACACATTTGGAGAGGTGTGGGACCTCAAATGGCACGAAGGATGCCGGGCACCTCATTTGATCGGCTGTTTATCATTTGTCAGCCAGGAAGGAACAATAAATTTCTTAGAGATAATTAAGAGCTCCAACGATCTTCACGTGTTTAAGATATGTGAGAAGCCATCCCTGGTCTTGTCATTGGCAGACAGTTTGATAACTacttttgatttcctttCTCCTACAACCGTGGTTTGtggtttgaaaaatggatttgTGGCAGAATTTGATTTAACTGACCCAGAGTTGCCTTCGCTATATGAACAAGTCCATGattcatatatattatCCATTTCAACAGCTTATTCCGATTTTGAGGATACGGTCGTCAGCACAGTTTCGGTGGAcggttttttttacattttcaATCCGAAAGACATAGCTACGACAAAAACGACCGTGTCTAGATTTAGGGGAAGTAATTTGGTTCCAGTAGTTTATTGTCCTCAAATTTACTCATATATTTATTCTGATGGCGCCAGTTCATTAAGGGCTGTGCCGCCAAGAGCTGCCTTTGCAGTCCATCCCTTAGTATCACGGGAGACGACTATAACGTCCATTGGAGTTTCAAGACTACATCCAATGATTCTTGCTGGATCCGCTGATGGGAATCTGATTATAACGAACGCAGCTAGACGTCTTTTACATGGTATTAAGAACTGTTCCACCACTCAAAAGTCATTAAGACTTTGGAAATGGGATTATAGTATAAAGGATGACAAGTATAGGATGGATAGTACTTACGAAGTCTATCCATTGACAGTTAACGATGTGAGTAAAGCTAAAATAGACGCACATGGAATTAATATAACATGCGCCAAATGGAATGAAACAAGCACGGGAGGTAAATGTTACGCATTTTCTAACAGTGCCGGCCTGTTGACGTTTGAATATTTGGGGTAG
- the KEI1 gene encoding Kei1p (similar to Saccharomyces cerevisiae KEI1 (YDR367W); ancestral locus Anc_5.433), with translation MRTSFLTLPKSFLGFMPLYLAVEIVLGISILNKCSGAYGILALFTGHPLDFMQWVAYLWSVFTLIVFSQGLYLIHKPNLLVFSQICILYTVDTIFTCFFTLWFTTQWFTLENPTDFGSIANSTADTALRTNGLSPIMAGKLTARSADKSGQSATENYEYSITIFITLASLIFRFYFNLILGSFVQELLHHPKYLVDRDDVEQDLKNKPIWKRLWAKSQKSCYRLCKNLLE, from the exons ATGAGAACATCCTTTTTAACCCTTCCAAAA TCTTTTTTGGGGTTTATGCCACTGTATCTTGCCGTTGAGATTGTTTTAGGTATCTCCATTCTGAATAAATGCAGTGGTGCTTATGGTATTTTAGCATTGTTCACAGGCCATCCGTTAGATTTCATGCAGTGGGTAGCGTATCTTTGGTCGGTGTTTACGTTAATCGTATTTTCACAGGGGCTATACTTGATTCACAAGCCAAACTTGCTGGTTTTTTCCCAAATATGCATCCTTTATACAGTTGATACCATTTTCACTTGTTTTTTTACTCTATGGTTTACCACGCAGTGGTTCACTTTGGAGAATCCTACTGACTTTGGTTCCATTGCCAACAGTACTGCAGATACCGCTTTACGGACTAATGGTCTCAGCCCAATAATGGCCGGCAAGCTAACAGCACGTAGTGCTGATAAAAGTGGACAAAGTGCGACTGAAAACTACGAGTATTCTATCACTATTTTTATTACGTTGGCATCATTGATATTCAGATTCTACTTCAATCTAATCCTGGGGTCCTTCGTTCAAGAGTTACTGCATCATCCCAAATATTTAGTTGATAGAGATGATGTGGAGCAGGACCTGAAAAATAAGCCTATTTGGAAACGGCTTTGGGCCAAAAGCCAAAAGAGCTGCTACAGACTATGTAAAAATTTACTAGAGTAA